The following nucleotide sequence is from Dyella sp. BiH032.
CCAGATCCAGGATGCCGACTTCGCCTCGGAGACCGCGAACATGTCCAGCGCGAACATCCTGCAGCAGGCCGGCGTGTCGGTGCTGGCCCAGGCCAACTCCAGCCAGCAGAGCGTGCTCAAGCTGCTGCAGTAACCGTGACCACGGACGGCCGCGCCACCAGCGCGGCCGTCCTTCTTCCCTAAGGACTGCGAAACACCATGGCGATCACGACCTCTTCCACCACCTCTTCCACGGGCGGCACCCTCACCGCCGCCGGCATCGGTTCGGGATTGGACGTGAACGGCCTGGTCAGCCAGCTGGTGGCGGCCCGCAAGAAACCGCAGCAGGACCAGATCGACTCCCAGACCAGCACGGCGAAGACGCAGATCTCCGCGCTGGGGCAGGTCAGCTCGGCGCTTTCCGCGCTGCAGACCGCCTTGAAGAGCCTGAGCGACGGCACCGCTTTCCAGACCCGCAAGGCCGCGACCAGCGATGCCAGCGTGTTCAGCGTGACCTCGACCACGGCGGCGGTGAACGGCAGTTACAACCTCAACGTCACCCAGCTCGCCACGGCATTGAAGGTGCAGTCCGGCGCAGTCGCCAGCAGCGACGCTGCCGTCGGCACCGGCACGCTCACCATCGCGGTGGGCGGCAAGTCGATGAGCATCGACGTCGGCAGCGACGGTTCGTCGCTGGCGCAGATCCGCGATGCGATCAACAAGAACAGCAACAACCCCGGCTTCACCGCCACCATCGTGACCGGCACGGACGGCGCGCATCTGGTGCTCAGCAGCACCGCGACCGGCCAGGCCAACGCGTTCACGGTGAGCAGCAGCGGCGGCGACGGCGGCCTGGCCAAGCTCAACTACGACCCGGCTTCCAGCAGCAATGGCATGACGGTGGTCAATGCCGCGCAGGACGCCAAATTCACCATCGACGGCATGGCCGCGACCAGCGCCAGCAATACGGTGACCGGCGCCATCGACGGCATCACGCTGAACCTGTGGAAGCAGGGCACGGCCACGCTGACGGTGAGCAGCGACAACACCGCGGCGTCGACCGCCGTCAGCAACCTGGTCACGGCCTATAACAACTTCGTGGGCGTCTATCAGTCGCTCACCGCCTACGACCCGAGCGGCACCAATACCGGTGCGCTGATCGGCGACGCCACGCTCAATACGATCAAGAGCACGCTGTCGACCATCATGAGCGGCCCGGGCGGCAACGGCGCGATGCTCAACTCGATTGGCATCACGCTGCAGGTGGACGGCACCCTGAAGCTCGACAGCGGTGCGCTCAGCACGGCGTTGAGCAGCGGCAGCGCCAACGTGAGCGGCATCTTCGCCGGCGACAACGGGCTGGCCACCAAGCTCAACAGCCCGCTTTCCGACTGGACCGCGTCCAGCGGCGTGCTGACCACGCGCACCAACAATCTCAACCAGCAGCTGAAAGACCTCAGTGCCCGGCAGGACAGCCTCAACGCCAGCATGGATGCGCTCACCACGCGCTACACCAAGCAGTTCACCGCGCTGGACACGATGCTGACCAAGCTCAACAACACCAGCAGCTACTTGACGCAGCAGTTCGACGCGCTC
It contains:
- the fliD gene encoding flagellar filament capping protein FliD, whose protein sequence is MAITTSSTTSSTGGTLTAAGIGSGLDVNGLVSQLVAARKKPQQDQIDSQTSTAKTQISALGQVSSALSALQTALKSLSDGTAFQTRKAATSDASVFSVTSTTAAVNGSYNLNVTQLATALKVQSGAVASSDAAVGTGTLTIAVGGKSMSIDVGSDGSSLAQIRDAINKNSNNPGFTATIVTGTDGAHLVLSSTATGQANAFTVSSSGGDGGLAKLNYDPASSSNGMTVVNAAQDAKFTIDGMAATSASNTVTGAIDGITLNLWKQGTATLTVSSDNTAASTAVSNLVTAYNNFVGVYQSLTAYDPSGTNTGALIGDATLNTIKSTLSTIMSGPGGNGAMLNSIGITLQVDGTLKLDSGALSTALSSGSANVSGIFAGDNGLATKLNSPLSDWTASSGVLTTRTNNLNQQLKDLSARQDSLNASMDALTTRYTKQFTALDTMLTKLNNTSSYLTQQFDALNNSKK